In a single window of the Acetivibrio clariflavus DSM 19732 genome:
- a CDS encoding glycosyltransferase family 2 protein codes for MNMKEQVPEYETVEFKGKENRYCLCVPVINEGDRIIGQLKRINELGIDKIIDVILCDGGSTDGSTENTRLESLGVNTLLVKKGPGKLSAQLRMGYWWALKRGYDGIVTIDGNGKDSVESIPLFIEYLNKGYDMVQGSRYIKGGVAENTPITRHLAVKLIHAPIISLAAGFRYTDTTNGFRAYSRRFLTHEEVQPFRDVFDTYELLAYLSVKAPKIGMKTIEIPVRRSYPKHGKIPTKISFFKGNLLLFKILLRAALGKYDVKSN; via the coding sequence ATGAATATGAAAGAACAGGTGCCTGAGTATGAAACAGTTGAATTCAAAGGCAAGGAAAACAGGTATTGTCTTTGTGTACCGGTCATTAATGAGGGTGACAGGATTATTGGACAGCTTAAAAGGATTAATGAATTAGGTATTGATAAAATTATTGACGTTATATTGTGCGATGGAGGGTCAACAGACGGTTCCACTGAGAACACCAGGTTAGAATCCCTTGGGGTAAACACACTTCTTGTAAAAAAGGGACCGGGTAAACTTAGTGCACAGCTCAGGATGGGCTATTGGTGGGCATTGAAGCGTGGATATGACGGTATTGTTACCATTGATGGAAACGGCAAGGACAGTGTGGAATCCATACCTCTGTTTATTGAATACCTAAACAAAGGCTATGATATGGTTCAGGGGTCACGATACATCAAAGGCGGAGTAGCTGAAAACACTCCCATAACCAGGCACCTGGCCGTGAAATTAATTCATGCCCCCATTATTTCTTTAGCGGCAGGTTTCAGGTATACCGACACAACAAACGGGTTCAGGGCTTATTCAAGACGCTTTCTTACTCATGAGGAGGTTCAGCCCTTTCGCGATGTGTTTGATACCTATGAGCTTTTGGCCTATTTATCTGTCAAAGCACCGAAAATCGGGATGAAAACTATTGAAATCCCGGTCCGGAGAAGCTATCCCAAACATGGGAAAATTCCAACTAAAATCAGCTTTTTTAAAGGCAATTTACTCCTTTTTAAAATTCTTCTAAGGGCTGCACTGGGCAAGTACGATGTCAAAAGTAATTAG
- a CDS encoding sugar phosphate isomerase/epimerase family protein — translation MKLAISNIAWDANKDLEVYKLMEKYGFCGLEIAPTRLIGDRPYDRIDEAEKHAKDLKNLYNFEICSMQSILYGRTENIFESPENRESITRYLFKGVDFAAAVSCKNMVFGCPKNRWLTKEEDYEIAVDFFKVLSEYALKKGTVISIEANPSMYGTNFINYTREAVRLVKDVNCEGFKVNLDFGTIIANGESTDEIAGYVDYINHVHISEPGLLPICRRQEHRELAFLLREKSYKGFVSIEMKKDQDDSLDIVERIMNYMVDVFGE, via the coding sequence ATGAAACTTGCAATTTCTAATATAGCTTGGGATGCCAATAAAGATTTGGAAGTCTATAAACTTATGGAAAAATACGGCTTTTGCGGCCTGGAAATAGCACCTACAAGACTAATTGGCGATAGGCCTTATGATCGGATAGATGAGGCTGAAAAACATGCAAAAGACTTAAAAAATCTTTACAATTTCGAGATTTGCAGTATGCAGTCAATACTTTACGGAAGAACGGAAAATATCTTTGAAAGCCCGGAAAACCGTGAAAGTATTACCCGTTATTTGTTTAAAGGTGTTGATTTTGCAGCGGCAGTTTCGTGTAAAAACATGGTTTTCGGCTGCCCGAAGAACCGGTGGTTGACTAAAGAGGAAGATTATGAGATTGCTGTGGACTTTTTTAAAGTACTTTCAGAATATGCCTTAAAGAAAGGCACTGTTATATCCATTGAGGCTAATCCTTCCATGTACGGGACAAATTTTATAAACTACACAAGGGAAGCTGTAAGATTGGTAAAGGATGTTAATTGTGAAGGCTTTAAAGTAAATCTTGATTTTGGAACCATTATTGCCAATGGGGAAAGTACAGATGAAATTGCCGGCTATGTGGATTATATAAACCATGTTCACATTAGTGAACCGGGACTTTTACCCATTTGCCGAAGACAGGAACATCGTGAACTGGCTTTCCTTTTGAGAGAAAAGTCATATAAAGGCTTTGTGTCCATTGAAATGAAAAAAGATCAAGACGACTCGCTTGATATTGTGGAACGGATAATGAATTATATGGTTGATGTATTTGGAGAATGA
- a CDS encoding glycosyltransferase: MGLVNKEKKVVSAVVYVRNHEKYISEFIEGIAAVLSENFEKYEIIAVNDFSTDRSVEMLKKSASKLEAISFTIINLSFYHGTEAAITAGVDISIGDFVFEFDSPIADYDFKEIINVYKHSQEGFDIVSAAPDVKERWDSRAFYSLFKRYSQNRLRLWTERFRVLSRRAVNRINNSYTSIQYRKAVYYNIGLKTYIHKYKPNKNIDHERKLDTRLRLSQALNYLMIFTDIVPKISIFMAIMMLLFSICVFCYTVFVYIAYDRVVEGWTTIMLFLSVCFTGFFSLFAIVIKFVSLILKLQNSKYTYTFESVEKVK, encoded by the coding sequence ATGGGTCTTGTGAATAAGGAAAAGAAAGTAGTTTCCGCAGTAGTATATGTGAGGAATCATGAAAAATATATAAGTGAATTTATTGAAGGCATTGCAGCCGTACTTTCGGAAAACTTTGAAAAGTATGAGATTATTGCTGTCAATGATTTTTCAACCGACAGAAGTGTTGAAATGCTGAAAAAATCGGCTTCAAAGCTTGAAGCTATATCTTTTACCATTATCAATTTAAGTTTTTACCATGGCACTGAAGCGGCAATTACAGCTGGCGTGGATATTTCTATAGGTGACTTTGTTTTTGAGTTTGACAGCCCTATTGCCGATTATGACTTTAAAGAGATTATAAATGTGTACAAGCATTCTCAGGAAGGCTTCGACATTGTTTCGGCGGCTCCTGACGTCAAAGAGCGCTGGGACTCAAGAGCTTTTTACAGCTTGTTTAAGAGATATTCGCAAAACCGCTTAAGGCTATGGACCGAGAGATTCAGGGTTTTGTCCCGCAGGGCCGTAAACAGGATAAACAACTCCTACACATCTATTCAGTACAGAAAAGCGGTATACTACAACATAGGGCTTAAAACCTATATACACAAGTATAAGCCCAATAAGAACATTGATCATGAAAGAAAGCTCGACACAAGATTAAGGCTGTCCCAAGCCCTTAACTATCTGATGATTTTCACCGATATTGTGCCGAAAATATCCATATTTATGGCCATAATGATGTTATTGTTTTCAATTTGCGTGTTTTGCTATACCGTATTTGTATATATAGCCTATGACAGAGTCGTTGAAGGCTGGACAACCATTATGTTGTTCCTGTCGGTCTGTTTTACAGGGTTCTTTTCCTTGTTTGCAATAGTCATAAAATTTGTATCCTTAATTTTAAAACTTCAAAATTCAAAGTACACATATACTTTTGAATCGGTTGAAAAGGTCAAATAA
- a CDS encoding NAD(P)/FAD-dependent oxidoreductase, producing the protein MRYYDRVIIGAGLYGLYGALICGRKGYNVIVLECENGPFLRATYINQARVHNGYHYPRSLSTVNSVTEYFQKFNREFEFCINSSFKKIYATSSKYSWTSAAQFKKFCKNANIKCIEIDPGEFFNPGMCDGAFEVEEYTYDSAILRDYLLEEIKKFPQVELKFNVKIESIERSSREFYINIDGENTISTGYILNATYASANQINTIAGFEPFKIKYELCEVILCHPGENLKKLGITVMDGPFFSIMPFGKTGLHSLTSVTFTPHMSCHENLPLFECQKNNPLCSENRLFNCNICEFRPPSSWSYMSGIAKKYLRSQYDFSFYKSLYSMKPILLSSEIDDSRPTIIRKYWDNPTFISVLSGKISTVYDLEEVL; encoded by the coding sequence ATGAGGTATTACGATAGGGTTATAATTGGTGCAGGTTTATATGGTTTATATGGGGCTCTGATTTGCGGAAGAAAAGGTTATAATGTTATTGTACTTGAATGCGAAAACGGCCCTTTTTTGCGTGCTACATATATAAATCAAGCCCGGGTGCACAATGGCTATCATTATCCCCGTTCTTTGTCAACAGTTAACAGTGTTACGGAATATTTTCAGAAGTTCAATAGAGAGTTTGAGTTTTGCATAAATTCATCCTTTAAAAAGATATATGCTACATCTTCAAAATACTCGTGGACCAGTGCAGCACAGTTTAAGAAATTTTGTAAGAATGCCAATATAAAGTGTATTGAAATTGACCCCGGTGAGTTCTTTAATCCGGGCATGTGTGACGGTGCCTTTGAAGTTGAAGAGTATACATATGATTCTGCAATTCTTAGAGATTATCTTTTGGAAGAAATAAAAAAATTTCCACAGGTTGAGCTGAAGTTCAATGTAAAAATAGAAAGTATTGAGAGAAGTTCCAGGGAATTTTATATAAATATAGATGGTGAAAATACAATATCTACCGGATACATTCTGAATGCCACCTATGCATCTGCAAATCAGATCAACACAATTGCGGGGTTTGAACCTTTTAAAATAAAATATGAGCTTTGTGAAGTAATACTATGCCATCCTGGGGAAAACCTGAAAAAACTTGGAATAACCGTAATGGATGGACCTTTTTTCTCTATAATGCCCTTTGGTAAAACCGGGCTTCATTCTCTTACTTCTGTTACTTTTACTCCGCATATGAGCTGCCATGAAAATCTGCCGCTTTTTGAGTGTCAAAAAAATAATCCTCTGTGCAGTGAAAATAGGCTTTTCAATTGCAATATCTGTGAATTTAGGCCGCCAAGTTCCTGGTCATATATGTCGGGAATAGCAAAAAAGTATTTGCGCAGCCAATATGACTTCAGTTTTTACAAATCCCTATATTCAATGAAACCGATTTTGTTGTCATCGGAGATTGACGATTCAAGACCGACAATAATAAGAAAGTATTGGGACAATCCCACCTTCATTAGTGTATTGTCGGGAAAGATAAGTACAGTATATGATTTGGAAGAGGTATTGTGA
- a CDS encoding IS1182 family transposase: MPLNNLTHKDYTIRGDFYQLKLPLNIEYMIPNDDSVRLLGQIVEEMDLTELYKTYSRIRKKQATPTQMLKVMLYAYMNNCYTTRKIESACRRDINFMYLLEGSPAPDYTTIARFRSLHFAPVSENLMAQFTEILAECGELSMKNLFVDGTKIEASSNKYTFVWKGSVTKNQRKLMDKIPAFFKKAEEDYGFKIVYGDKIKMYHLKKLRRKLCKIKKDEDIEFVYGIGKRKSPLQKTLEQLDEYISRLKKYNKHLHTMGERNSFSKTDPDATFMRMKEDAMKNGQLKPGYNIQFGVDAEYIVWISAGPQPTDTTTLIPFLNSIKSHLRYTYKNIVADSGYESEENYVYLDENNQRAFIKPSNYEVSRTRKYKADISIKENMIYDKEKDIYICSNGKRLVVTGIKFSKSKTGYISKKTCYTCEDCSECTFKSKCIKGNSKKPLEERTKRLEVSKLFQQKREEALERILSEEGIELRINRSIQVEGVIGEIKQDMGFRRFLCRGKKNILAECILLALAHNVNKLHNKIQSQRCATYLHPIKTA; this comes from the coding sequence ATGCCACTAAATAATTTAACACATAAAGATTATACCATTCGCGGTGATTTCTATCAATTAAAATTGCCGTTAAATATTGAGTACATGATACCTAATGATGATTCTGTCAGGTTGCTGGGTCAGATAGTGGAGGAGATGGATTTAACAGAATTATATAAGACCTATTCCCGTATAAGGAAAAAACAAGCAACCCCAACACAGATGCTGAAGGTCATGCTCTACGCATATATGAATAATTGTTATACTACTCGAAAAATTGAAAGTGCTTGTAGGAGAGATATCAACTTTATGTACCTTCTTGAAGGGTCTCCTGCTCCAGATTATACAACAATAGCGAGATTTCGGAGCCTTCATTTTGCACCTGTTTCAGAAAATCTTATGGCACAATTTACTGAAATACTTGCTGAATGTGGAGAACTTTCAATGAAGAATCTTTTTGTTGATGGGACAAAAATTGAAGCTTCTTCAAACAAATATACTTTTGTTTGGAAAGGTTCTGTTACTAAAAATCAGCGAAAACTTATGGATAAGATTCCTGCATTTTTTAAGAAAGCAGAAGAAGATTACGGATTTAAAATTGTATATGGAGATAAAATCAAAATGTATCATCTAAAAAAGCTTAGGCGTAAACTATGCAAAATAAAAAAGGATGAAGATATCGAATTTGTCTATGGAATAGGAAAAAGAAAATCTCCTCTCCAAAAAACATTGGAACAGCTGGATGAATACATATCAAGACTTAAGAAATATAATAAGCATTTACATACCATGGGAGAGAGAAATAGTTTTTCAAAAACAGACCCTGATGCAACCTTCATGAGAATGAAAGAAGATGCTATGAAGAATGGGCAATTAAAACCTGGTTACAATATTCAGTTTGGAGTAGATGCTGAATACATAGTATGGATAAGTGCTGGTCCTCAGCCTACAGATACAACCACTCTAATACCATTCTTAAACAGTATCAAAAGTCATTTGAGGTATACTTACAAAAATATAGTTGCTGATTCAGGGTATGAAAGTGAGGAAAATTACGTTTATCTTGATGAAAACAACCAACGTGCGTTTATTAAACCATCCAATTATGAAGTTAGTAGGACACGTAAGTATAAAGCAGATATTAGCATAAAGGAAAATATGATATATGACAAAGAAAAGGATATTTACATATGTAGTAACGGAAAAAGGCTTGTAGTAACAGGAATAAAGTTCAGTAAAAGCAAAACAGGATATATAAGTAAGAAAACCTGCTACACATGTGAAGATTGTAGTGAATGTACTTTCAAATCAAAATGCATTAAGGGAAACAGCAAAAAACCGCTGGAAGAACGGACTAAACGTCTTGAGGTATCTAAATTATTCCAGCAAAAACGTGAGGAAGCCTTAGAAAGAATCCTCAGTGAAGAAGGAATCGAACTCAGAATAAATCGGAGTATTCAGGTCGAAGGGGTTATTGGAGAAATAAAACAAGATATGGGATTCAGACGTTTCTTGTGTAGAGGCAAAAAGAACATCTTAGCAGAATGCATTCTTCTTGCTTTAGCACATAATGTAAACAAACTGCATAACAAAATTCAATCACAACGATGTGCCACGTATTTACATCCAATAAAGACAGCATAA